Within the Gossypium raimondii isolate GPD5lz chromosome 12, ASM2569854v1, whole genome shotgun sequence genome, the region TATACGTATAAAGATGGGAAGACAACCATGTTGTGAGAAAGTTGGGTTGAAGAAAGGGCCATGGACTGCTGAGGAAGATAAGAAGCTAATCAGCTTCATCCTCACCAATGGCCAATTCTGTTGGAGAGCTGTTCCTAAGCTTGCAGGTCTCTCTCCCATTCTTGTTTTCAGAAATTTATGtaatgttttaaaaagaaaaaatgaagatgTTTGATGTGTGATTGCAGGATTGTTAAGGTGTGGAAAGAGTTGCAGGTTGAGATGGACAAATTATTTAAGACCAGACCTGAAAAGAGGACTTTTATCTGAATATGAAGAGCAAATGGTGATTGATCTTCATGCTCAACTTGGCAATAGGTTAATTACCCcatcttcatttatttttctaccAAAGAcattatggttattattattatgtggTTATGATTTTCCTTGAAAACAACTCCATCTTTCACAATCATTTCCATCCAAATCTCACATGCTTTAGAAATTGCACTTTGATCCAAATCTCTTTTACATGGACCTCTCTTGTGGTTACAAAAAAGTCATCCTTCTTTCTAGTGGTCCCAAATTTCAActcattattttactttatgttatCACACTTgctgcttttcttttttccttaaagaaattgatttttgacattttcagATGGTCTAAGATTGCCTCTCATCTCCCTGGAAGAACTGATAATGAGATCAAGAACCATTGGAACACTCACATCAAGAAAAAGCTGAGGAAAATGGGCATTGATCCTCTCACCCACAAGCCACTATCAACTGCTGAAGAGCAGCCGAAAGAGCAAAAGAAGCAAGTTCCAAAAGTTGACAAATCCAAACCGCCTGAAACATCCTTACAATCCACTATAACTAAAGCAAAAGAGGAAGATACGAGCATGACAAGCTCATCATTTGACCCAATGGATATGACGATGAACAATGAAAACATTGATGGTTTTTGCACCGATGAAGTTCCATTGATTGAACCCCATGAAATCTTGATCCCTGGCCCTGCTGCACCCTcaacatcttcttcttcttcatcatcatcatcttcttcttctgctCATTCTCCCAACTTCCTACAACAATTTCACTACTTCCCTGCAGATTTTGAATGGCCTTCAGTTAACAACACCAACAAGACCGATAGCAACAATTTGAGCTTGTGGGATACTGATGATTTCAGCGGTTGGGATTTGCTGATCAATGATGATGATAGTGATACAAAGCTAGCTCTTGATTCATTATCATCTCCTCTATTTCAGTGCCTAAGAATGGGCTTTGATCAAGATTCTTGGACATATccacttttatgatttttgttttcactttgatttttattatgtgttttctttatttctagtttctccttttattttttttaatcttatgtGTTTGCATGATGGTTAAGGTGTTCATCACCCCAAATGTGACATGAATTCGAGTCGTGCTATTTGCATTATTATTAGAGTTTTACCCTCCttttataattcattaaaaacaaatatatatctCTTAATTTCCTTTTGTATATGGGAAGTTGAAGAGAATCaagaattttaagttaaatttaatatattaaaaagttttttttttcttgattacaattaaacctataaataagattaaaatctTACTATCATGAAAAAACATgcgatatttttatatttccttttCCATTTTATAGCCATCATCTTCAACTATTGATCAAGAGTTCAGCATCAAAATTTGCTAAATGCAAACAATTGTTTTCCctgttttcacaaaaaaaaacagaagtCCAACAATGTCCATCTTTTAATCAATGtttttccccccttttttttatcacaagtatggaaattctaattaaattatttaattctatCCAATTAACTTCCTCTTTATCTATAATAAAACTTATTAGTTATATGTTGGTGTAAGTAAATCCCATACTATATTAACAGGGAGGAAAAAACTTAAGTTTAGAGTCAAACATTTACAATCATctttaattaaagaattttattgaCTCTTCCGCCCTGAGTAAACACAAacttatttttgtcttttaatttcttagTGTCTCTATTGGAATTGAACAAAATGGTGTTTGTATATCATATAGTTTTTCTGTTGAAGTTATACCATTAAAtgtttatttctatgttttgtaTAGGattataacaacaaatttagccctcattTTTACACATTTAGTCAATTTgctttataatcttttatttgGAGTAAATTGGCCTTTAACCTTTTATACTAATGCGGTACTATTTTCTCATATACGTCatgtttataaataatttaaacttttaaaaattcaaaattttaaaaaaattcaaatagtcaaaaataaaaattatgaagaagAAAAGCTATTCaaattaaagaacataaaactttaacagcttttaaaagtttaaaattttcaatatataaagTGCTATTATGAACTAAGAGAATTACAACAAGAGAAAAGAGTAGAAAATGAGAGGATGGTTCAACTTTCATTTCAGgatatcaaaaaaattttacatgcCCTCTATTTATAGAGCCTCAATCATCATAggttacaaaattataataaagataGTTAAGGcaccctaaaaaaatttaagagttacaagaaaatgaattaTTGGGGGTTATGGGAGTTATATGGAAATTCATTTTTtacaacactcctccttggatgTCCATCAACAAACATGtgtctcgttaaaaccttaATAGGAAAAACACTGTAGgataaaaaactaatgaatgaaaaagagTATACAATCTCTTGTTACAAGTTGCCTCCTTGAAAACCTTTACCACAAAAACCCAGTTGGACAAAACCTTGATTAAAGGAAACGAGTACAACGTGTTTTAGACTCCCCTTAAAGGCAACATCATAGTACATCTTTGAGCTGACACATTCGAATATTGTATACTAGTCTTTCTAATGTTGTGGTTGGCAATAACTTGGTAAAAGACTAGCCAACTTATCTTTAGAATGAATTTGTTGAACTACTATATCACCTTTCTTCTCAAGATCATGAttgaagaataattttggtgaaat harbors:
- the LOC105763188 gene encoding transcription factor MYB20 → MGRQPCCEKVGLKKGPWTAEEDKKLISFILTNGQFCWRAVPKLAGLLRCGKSCRLRWTNYLRPDLKRGLLSEYEEQMVIDLHAQLGNRWSKIASHLPGRTDNEIKNHWNTHIKKKLRKMGIDPLTHKPLSTAEEQPKEQKKQVPKVDKSKPPETSLQSTITKAKEEDTSMTSSSFDPMDMTMNNENIDGFCTDEVPLIEPHEILIPGPAAPSTSSSSSSSSSSSSAHSPNFLQQFHYFPADFEWPSVNNTNKTDSNNLSLWDTDDFSGWDLLINDDDSDTKLALDSLSSPLFQCLRMGFDQDSWTYPLL